A genome region from Flavobacterium sp. CFS9 includes the following:
- a CDS encoding ABC transporter ATPase — translation MYIPFENLPGESRVWIYQSNRKFSEEEFSEIENDLKAFVEGWAAHGTSLEASYQLKYNRFIILAVNQEVQAATGCSIDSSVEFIQSLEKKYNVDLLDKMNVTFKLGEHIAHKPLIDFKKMVKDKSVSENTIVFNNLVNNIEEFNESWEVPAADSWHSRFF, via the coding sequence ATGTATATACCTTTTGAAAATTTACCTGGTGAATCCAGAGTTTGGATTTATCAATCAAACAGAAAGTTTTCTGAGGAAGAATTTTCTGAAATAGAAAACGACCTGAAAGCTTTTGTAGAAGGATGGGCGGCACACGGAACAAGTTTGGAAGCTTCGTACCAGCTAAAATACAACCGATTTATTATTTTGGCTGTAAATCAGGAAGTACAGGCAGCAACAGGCTGTTCAATTGATAGTTCGGTGGAGTTTATCCAAAGTTTAGAGAAAAAGTACAACGTTGATTTGTTAGACAAAATGAACGTAACTTTTAAGCTGGGTGAGCATATTGCGCACAAACCTTTAATCGATTTCAAGAAGATGGTTAAAGATAAATCAGTATCCGAGAACACGATTGTTTTTAATAATCTTGTGAATAATATTGAAGAATTTAACGAATCATGGGAAGTTCCTGCTGCCGATAGCTGGCACAGCAGATTTTTC